The Rickettsia endosymbiont of Gonocerus acuteangulatus nucleotide sequence TTCATCTTTACGTACATAACCAATATCATCAAGGATAATAACATCATACTTATCTAATTTGGTCAGTTCATTTGGTAATCTATACTCTTTACGTGCAGCTTGTAAAAGCTGTACTAGTTTAGTAGTAGATATAAATAATACCTTAACATGTTTCTCCACTAAAGCATATCCTATTGCAGCCGCTAAGTGACTTTTGCCTACTCCAGACGGACCGAAGATTAAAAGATTTTCTGATCTCTTTATCCAGGCAGTATTAAAAGCTAATTCCTCTATCTTAGCTTTATTCAGTGGCTGTATAGCATAAATCATTAAGATACTGACAATTTAATAGTATTAAAAACAGCATCATAAAATGTTTCAAAATCTTCTACAACTTTCCTAATTTCATTTTTTATCTTAAACCAGTAATGCTCTATAGGATTTAAATCAGGAGAGTAAGTTGGTAAATACAATATGGTACAACCAACGGATTCAATGAACTCTTTAACTTTAGAATTTTTATGAAAATTAATGTTATCCATAATAACGGTTTGCCCAGGTTGTAATTCTGTAATTAATACATCCCTAATATAAGTTTTAAAGACCTCTGTATTACAATTACCTTCAAATATTACAGGAGCAATAAGATTACCATTACAAAGACCAGCTATCATACTTATTCTAAATTTATGTTGATACACCTTTTCTCCATAACACCTTTGTCCTATAATGCTCCATCCATACTCTTTGCAAGCATTATCCTCTATTCCAGATTCATCAAGATATACTAATTTGTCTTTTGTGATGGTTTGTATCTTTGCTATAAATTCATTTCTTAATTTAATATCTCTTTTCGGATGAAAATGAGTTTTGTTTATAGCTATAGCCAAGTTTTCTGATTTGT carries:
- the istB gene encoding IS21-like element helper ATPase IstB, whose translation is MIYAIQPLNKAKIEELAFNTAWIKRSENLLIFGPSGVGKSHLAAAIGYALVEKHVKVLFISTTKLVQLLQAARKEYRLPNELTKLDKYDVIILDDIGYVRKDEGETHVLFELIAQRYESGSMIVTANQPFSQWDSIFTTNSMTVAAIDRLIHHATILEIQSDSYRRKSALLKQVEDNK
- a CDS encoding IS630 family transposase (programmed frameshift), producing MARAYAIELRLRVIKAVEAGIRISKVSKLFNVSRDTIYKWKKLKDKQGTLEAATGYQKGHSHKIKDSESFKEFFKANMNKTSKELAKQWGNIASVTILRQIRKLGYSYKKTHFHPKRDIKLRNEFIAKIQTITKDKLVYLDESGIEDNACKEYGWSIIGQRCYGEKVYQHKFRISMIAGLCNGNLIAPVIFEGNCNTEVFKTYIRDVLITELQPGQTVIMDNINFHKNSKVKEFIESVGCTILYLPTYSPDLNPIEHYWFKIKNEIRKVVEDFETFYDAVFNTIKLSVS